The following coding sequences lie in one Arabidopsis thaliana chromosome 3, partial sequence genomic window:
- a CDS encoding LL-diaminopimelate aminotransferase (unknown protein; Has 51 Blast hits to 51 proteins in 13 species: Archae - 0; Bacteria - 0; Metazoa - 0; Fungi - 0; Plants - 51; Viruses - 0; Other Eukaryotes - 0 (source: NCBI BLink).), with product MAYSTKLYLPLKTPCFVPKTVRAKTLMLQQSQVHVKVKKATVSQPQPIRYSTKNIVFEDPIQGIICYTDDNGEVICEGYDEGPRCPTQSPMVASYSREVEILDLLQRSYQELSDSNKDGQRPIIASEQEFMMIKWSSFDFL from the exons ATGGCATATTCAACTAAACTTTATCTTCCTCTTAAAACACCATGTTTTGTTCCAAAGACAGTAAGAGCAAAGACTTTGATGCTTCAACAGAGTCAAGTTCATGTTAAAGTCAAGAAAGCCACAGTTTCACAGCCTCAGCCGATCAGATACTCCACCAAGAACATT GTTTTTGAAGATCCGATACAAGGGATCATCTGTTACACAGATGATAATGGAGAGGTTATATGTGAAGGATACGATGAAGGTCCTCGTTGTCCCACACAGAGTCCAATGGTAGCTTCTTACTCAAG agaggtGGAGATTCTTGATCTTCTGCAAAGAAGTTATCAGGAGCTGAGCGATTCAAACAAGGATGGTCAAAGACCGATAATTGCTTCAGAACAAGAGTTCATGATGATCAAATGGAGCAGCTTTGACTTCCTCTAA